A stretch of DNA from Gimesia chilikensis:
TGCAGTGGACGATCCATTTTTATCTACGGCCCGCCGGGTAATGGCAAGACACTGATCGCCAAAGGGTTGGGACGCTTCCTGAATCGGCAAGGCGGCGAGATCCATGTGCCCTACGCGCTGCAGATGGAAAACAGCATCATTACCCTCTTCGATCCGACCATTCATGAGACGACAGACGACCATGAATTCCTGGATGCGTCATCCGTCCAGCGACACACGGCAACCTCTCTACCTGACATGGAAGACTGGAGTAAACCGGAAACCGATTTGCGCTGGCGACGGATCAGGCGTCCGGTCGTTATCACGGGCGGGGAACTGAATCTGGAGATGCTGGATTTACGCTACAACAAAACCAGTAACTTCTACACCGCCCCACTACACATCAAAGCCAATGGCGGCGTGTTTCTGATTGACGACTTCGGCCGGCAACTGGTCAGCCCCAAGGATCTTCTCAACCGGTGGATTATGCCGCTGGAAGACCGGACCGATTATCTCACGCTGGCAACCGGTAAGAAGTTCGCGGTCCCCTTTGAACAGCTGATCGTCTTTTCCACTAACCTGGATCCCAAAGACCTGGTCGATGAAGCCTTCCTCCGCCGGATTCGTCACAAGATTCACATCGGTCCCCCCACACGGGAACTGTTTACCGAAATCGCGCAGCTCTGCTGCCACCAGCGAAATCTGCAGTACGACCCAGTCTTTGTAGATTACCTGTATGACACTTATTACAACCAGGGTCAGTCCCCGCGCTCGAGCGACCCGAGAGATTTACTGGAGATTCTTCAGTCAATTTGTCGATTTAAAGGACAGGAACCCATTCTTTCCACTCAAGTTATCGCAGAGGCAGCACAACGCTTCTTCTGTCAGTTATAAATCCTATCCCAAACATCCTGTCAGATCGGAAGTTACGAAGATCTGTCAGACACCTCGATTGACTCATGATCATTCTGTTCTGTATCGGTTACTGAAACGTTCTGCCAAGCCTCAGCAGTAACGCCGTACCCGTCAGAAGGTCTGATTTTCGGAGTACCGACTGAGAAAATCAAAAAAGTTTCGCTGCTGTATCTCATGGAGGGGATCACATGCCCGTAACACGTTTTACAAAACAGACCTGGCTCGCTGGAATCGCCTGTGCGTTATTGATTTGCAGCGGTTGTTCTTCCATGAAAGATCAGATCGTCAAGAAAAATGATCAGCCGCCGGACACGCTGGAAGAAAAGATTTCCGTCGCGAAAAAGAGGCTGAAGCACCCCGACAAGTTTTACGTGACACACGGCCAGTTGCAGGAAAAGATGGGCGATCTTGAATCGGCCCGCACCTCCTATCAGGTGGCTCTGGGAGAAAATCCCAAATCGATCGACGCTGTACTCGGACTCTCACGTCTGGACCAGGTTGCCGGTCGCAAAATCGAGGCAGAGAAGGGTTTCCAGAAAGCTCTGGAGATGGACCCCAAAAATCCCCAGGTTCGTGCCAGCATTGGTCAGTTCTATGCAGCCGAACAGAAATGGGATAAAGCCATTCCCCTGTTGAGCGAAGCGATCAAAGCCGCTCCCGCGGACAAGAACATCCGCTATCAGCTGGGAATCGCGATGGCCTCTTCAGGAGATTACCAGGGTGCAATGCCACACCTGATCCGCGCCGTCGGCGAAGCGGAAGCACATTACAACATCGGTTACATCCTGAAAGATCGTGGCGAACTGCAGGCCAGCGAACAGCAGTTTCTGCAGGCCGTCCTGCTGAAGCCCGAGTTCAACGAAGCACAATACTGGCTGGATGAAATCCGCCGCGAAAAAGAGAACCGGCTCATGCTGGCTGGAGTCTCTTCCAGTGCCGGTGCAAAGGGAACTGCCAAACAGGCCGCTTACACCAAAGCGAAGCCATCAGCGAAAACAGTGCAGAACGCCGTTTCCCAGGGAATGGCACCCGCCGGAATTCCTCAGTCGCCTCGGCGCATTTCCGCACCTGCAGACAACACCCAACAGCCGCCTCCCGGTATGAACGCAGAACAGATGGAACAGTGGCGCAATCAGCGTCAGCTCTGATCTGAATCAAGACGACAAATAAAAAAACAGGCCCCGCATCACACGGGGCCTGTTTCATTTTCTAACAGTCGCTTCTCCGCTTAAGCGGAGGCAGGAGCTTCCTGAAGTTGAGCAGCCAGCTGTTCGCAGAGCCGCTTCAACAGGGCGATCGATGCTTTCGCTTCGGCTTCGGTCATTGTCATCGGCGGACTGACGCGAAGTACGTTACCGGCCAGGGCACCCAGCAGGTGAATACCGTCGCCACCTTCTTCACCCAGGTAGCAGGTCTTGACCAGATCGATCGCGACTTCCTGGCTGGTCTTGCCACCCAGTTCGGCACATTCGATTCCGAAGACCATGCCTTCGCCACGGACCTTGGCGATGACGCCAGTCTCTTTCAGGCTCAGCAGACCTTCGGTGTAGAGAGCAGACAGCTTCTGTGTGTTCTCCATCACGTCCGTCGATTCGAACTCGTCCAGTGTCGCCAGTACGGATGCAGAAGAGAGCGGGTTGGCACTCCAGGTGTCAGAGGCTTCGCCGTATTTCAGGCTGGCAATGACATCGCTGCGACCCACGGCTGCAGCCACAGGTACTCCGTTTCCAAGGCCTTTACCCAGCACGACGAAATCGGGCTCGACCTGGTATTTTTCGAAAGCGTACATGCAACCGGTGCGGCCGAAGTTGGCCTGCACTTCATCGAAGATCAGCATGATGTCGTGTGCCCGGCAGAAGTCCTGCAGCACTTTGTGGTAAGCCACCTGCGGATGGTAGCTGCCCCCACCGCCCAGGTAAGGCTCGGTGATCAGGCAGTTAATCCGTGAGCCGTACTCGGTCCACATGTCTTCCAGTTCTTTCTGGTAGGCAGCGGTATCCAGCACATCGTCTTTCTTGCTCATGTCGTCGCACTCGGTTCGCGGGAAGCTGATGAACTTCACGCGCGGATCGCGGTCGGCATCTGTTTCCGAACCGGTGACGGCACCCGCCAGACCCTTTTTACCATGGAAACCATAGCGGGTCGCCAGGATGATGTCCCGTGCGGGATCGCGGTGCAGACAGGCCCAGAGAGCCTTCTGAACTGCTTCTGAACCGGAGGCTGCCCACATGACTTTGTCGCAGCGGTTGCCGCCTGTGAAAGACTGAATGTTGGCGATCAGTCGTTTGCTGGCTTCCGTTTCAATCGGGGTGACGGCGTTGTAAGCAGTCAGGGTGACGGCTTCGAAGTATTCACCTTCCCCTTCGCCGGTCACATGTTCTGGCTTCCAGCCCATGTATTCGCTGAACCGCTTCATCCAGCTACGAGGGTTGTGACCCAGGTTCGCCACCAGCACGCCTGAGGTGAAGTCGTACAGACGACGACCTTCCGGAGTCCAGTGGTAGCAGCCGGCGGATTTGGCCAGTACCGCCTGGCTGGGGGTGAAGGTTCGCAGGGCCAGAGGTTCGGTCTGGAACAGTTCGTCCCGCACCGCGTTAGACTGATTTTCGTTATCAAAGTGAATGGCAGTTGTCATGATGATCTCTTTTACATAACAGGTAAATGACAATGGTTAATGAATGTTGATCCGGCACCGGGGCACGAATCTGGTAGCAGGGTTAAACGGTTCCTTCGTAGAGCACTTCGAATTCGCTCGAACCAGGACGATACAGCACCAGGCCACCGTTTTCGTCGTTTACACGCACGACGCAATCCGGTTCGCCCGCAGCCCGTTTTTCCAGAATGGCTTCGAGTGCCTGGACAGCAGCTACGGTCTGACGATCCGCCGACAGGTCGTTGTAATCCAGTGATCGAATCTGCGCCAGACGTTCTGCCCGTTCCGATTCGGGACCGCCGAACTCGACCTGGGCGACTTCTTTCGCAAACTGTTCGATCACTTCAATTCCATAACCCCGCTGCGAACGTTCGTTCCAGGGTTCTACAAACGGAGCGTTGAAGTGGTTGTTCAACGAGTTCTTGATCTCGTTCGGCGTTTTGTCTTCCACGGTGCATTCCACACCGCGTTTACGGGAGTGACCGTTCCACAGACCATTGTCGAAGCGGAACTGAACTTCCTGTTCGACATAGCCGGGGAAGTTATCCGGGGTGACCCACGAAGTCTGAATATCGAAGGCGGCTTCGCGGCCCGATTCGTATTCGTAAACCATCTTCATCTGGCAGCTGTCCCAGGTCGGGCCATCTTTGTCGCCTACCAGACCCCGCTGGCCGGCGGCGGTGATGGTTTTCAGTTTTCCACCAAACGAGAAGTCGATCAGTTTGATGTAATGCACGGCGACATAGGTTCCAGGGTTACGACCGGTAATCCACTGTGCGAACTGCTGACCTGAAATTGCCTTGGGTTCCAGCAGCGAGCAGTACCCGTTATTCACATGCTGCAGTACGCCATCATAAACCAGCGAACGCATCCGCTTATGATCCGGATCGAACAGCTTGTGATAAACCACTTTGGCAGTCACATTGTTTTTCTCAGCGAGAGCCACCAGTTCGTCCAGTTCCTGCAGACAGAGGACTGACGGCTTTTCCACGATTACATGCACGCCTGCCCCTAAAAGCTTCTTGCAGGCATCGAAGTGACGGTCATCGGGAGACGCGACACAGGCGAAGTTCACTCCCGCTTCGATCATCTCTTCGATGGCGTTATCACCGACGAAGCTCTGGAAGCCGCCGACTTTGTCGCCGCGCTCTGCCAGGTACTTCTCGGCCCGGGATCCGGTGCGGGTGACCACTGCGTCCAGCGAAACTTCCACCGGGCCGGTAGACCGCTGGTAAAGGTCCTGTTTGTAAACCGTTTCGAAGAAAGGACGATAGGTTTCATCGACGATCATACCGAAGCCAACCATGCCGGCTTTCAGTTTGGGGAGTGTTCCTGCTGGACTCATTAGTTAATCCCTAAGTGAATTCAAAATATGTGGTTTTCGAAGGTGTAAATTCGCGGTTCCTTGCTATAATCAGGGGTGTGGTGCTTGGTGGCCCCCTCGGATAGCCTGAAAGTGAATTCACTTTATGGCGGGTTGGCCGTTTTGTCAAGCCCGCAGATGCGCGGCAGAGGAAAAGATTTCGAGCTTTTCCCGCCCCGGTAGCAGAGTCCCGCCCCGGTATTTCTTGAGAAACTGAGATCCCTGTGAATAAAGAGACAAGTTTGCTGACCGAATCCACGGAATTGCACTCACTTCAGGAAGACGAGAGTCTCTCCCTGGTCGATGAGGTGTACCAGAAACTGCTGCTGCGGATCATTCGCTGTGAACTGCCCGGCGGAACAGAACTGAAGAGCACACAACTCGCTCGCGAGATTGGCGTCAGCCGGACCCCGGTCGTTCAGGCCCTGGCACGCCTGCAGGCCGACGGGATCGTGATTCAGCAGAAAAATCACCGGGCCGTCGTCCGGGAAGGGGCCGAAAACTGGCTCGTGGAAATTCACGAACTCCGCCTGCTGCTCGAACCATCTGCCGCCGGGATGGCCGCCGGACGGATCAGCGCTGCAGAAATTCAGCGTCTGCAGGAGCTGGCTGCCGGGGTCAAAACCTGTCAGCAGGAATACGAAGACGGCGATCAGTCTGTAGAACAGGTTCAGAAGTGGGGTGCCGCTTCCCGTAATTTTGACTATGCCCTGCATCTGAGCATCGCCGACCATTGTGGCAATCTGCCGATCTGCGAAGCCATCCATAAATGCTGGAGCTATAAACGGGTATCCTACTCTGCAGCCGGGGAGACACCCGAAATCATGACGCGGGGGCTCTACGATCACCTGGTGCTCCTCGATTCACTGAAACAGCAGGATGCCGAGACCGCATCCGCCGCGATGACCATGCATTTGCGTAATGCCTCCCGCATGCGACCTGATCGTTTGATTGTCTGATTACGGTTCGCGACGGAATTCTTAACGAGCCTCTGAAAAAGCAGGGGCGAACTTCGCGTAGCTCTTGAAACTTGGCTCCAACCTGTCAAAATGGCCGGGAACTGGTCTGTTTTCGCGGTCCTGTTTTACTGGGAAATCACGCGAAATTTCTGCAGCGCTGGCCGGTTACTTTCAAAGTGGAATAGTCTCCGCCCCGATATGAGTGCTGATTGTTCCACGTTTATCCGCTTTAGATTTAGAAACAAAAAAGGTTGATCTCCGTCATGTCCGATAATCCAAGTGTCATTTTAAGTGCCTTTGCTGATGAAGCCGCCAATCATAAAACCGCTGTTGAACAGATGGTGGCACTCTCCGCGCTGGGATTGAAATACTACAGCCCCCGCTTTATCGATGTGAACGGGGATGGGAACGTCAAGCATGTCGTCGATCTGAATAAATCGGAATACAAGCAGTTGCTCAAACTGCACGATGAATACGGCATGAACGTCACCAGCATCGGTGCCCGCGTTGGTAAGATCAAACTGGTTGACAAAGAAGATGGTTCACACAACGTCTTCGTGCCCTTCAAGGAATACCTCAAGAAAGAGGTCGCCAACACAATCAACGCTGCGACCACCCTCGGCACCAAGCTGATCCGTGGTTTCTCCTTCTACCCGCCTAAGGGTGAAGATCCCAAGCCTTACATGAACCAGGCCGTTGATCAGATCGGGGAAATCGTCGATTTGTGTGCCAAGGAAGGTCTCGTGTACGGTCTCGAAATCGAGCCCAACCTGATCGGGGAAACCGGACCGCTGCTGGCCGAACTGGCCCGCAAAGTCAAACGCCCCAACATGGTCACCATTTACGATGGTGGAAACATCGCCGCTCAGAACAAAGACGCGATGCAGTGCCTGAGCGAATTCCACGACATGAGCAAATCCATGGGCTGGTTGCACATCAAAGATTACGCCGTCGATACGGATCTGGAATGGACGGGCGTGGTTGATGAAGAGCGTCTGAAAAACTTCGTTCCCGCCAACGTGGGTGATGCCGGTCATGAGTTCATCCTGCGGGAACTCCGCGACATGCTCCCCAAGATGGACAAGAAGATGAAAAAACTGGGCGTGCCCGGCGTCTTCCTGGAAGTCGAGCCACACCTCAAAGGGGGCGGACAGTTCGGCGGATTCAGTGGCCCCGATGGAATCGGCGTCGCAGTCCGGGCACTTTGCTCCGTTCTCGATTATGTCGGCATCGACTATGAACTCCGCGGCTTCAAAGACATTCAGGAACTGCGTGGCTTCTAATCAGAGCCGCACTTAAAAGATTGAAGCGGGGCGGATTTCAGAGAAAACTATTGATCTCCGCCCCCTTCTGTTACAATTCAGAGACAGTCGTTCAAGAGTAATTATCAATGGCCTTTGATCCACAACGTTTACAGGACATCATTGCCTGCCCCAAAACCAAAGCCAGGCTGGTCTGCGACGGTGACTTTCTGGTCTCTGTCGATCCGGCGACGCGACTCAAGTATCCCGTTCGCGACGGAATCCCGGTGATGCTCGTGGACGAGGCAGAGGAAGTGTCCCCGGAAGAATGGGCGGCCATCATGCAGCGACACGAACGCAATCCGGAAACGGGAGAACCGGTCTCCTGATTTTCCGTTAATACGGTTTAAGGAGATCTGATGAAACCCACGTCGAAGCTTTTCCGATCCGATATGTTCTGCTTCCGGTTCTACCCACTGGCTCTCCTGGTCCTCATCGGGCTGGCTACATCCGCAGCTGCCGCCGAGCCTGCTGCCACGAAACAGAAGTCCGACACGCAGGACGACCGCTATTCTTATCGCCTCGACGAACACGACCCCAACGGTATCGGCAAATTCTACCTGGGGCGTGAAATCGCCCGCGTGATGGGTTACCAGGGCGCCCCCTGGCTGGAACGCACCACCCGCGAACGGGAAGAACGCCTGTCGTTGCTCCCCAAAGCTCTCAAGCTGCAGCCCGGTATGGACATTGCCGACATCGGTGCGGGCAGTGGCGTGATCTCAGTGATCCTCGCCGAACATGTCACTCCGGGAGGAAAGATCTACGCCGTCGATGTGCAGCAGGAGATGCTCGACCTGCTCAAGAAAAAGCTGGACAAAATGGGCGTCGATAACGTGGTGCCGGTCCTGGGAACACAGAAATCGCCCGGCCTCAAACCGGAGTCCATCGACCTGGCAATCATGGTCGACGTCTACCACGAGTTCGAGTTTCCCTATGAAATGATGCGGGAGATCTCCAAGGCACTCAAGCCCAAGGGCCGCGTCGTGCTGGTCGAATACCGTAAGGAAGATCCGACCGTCCCCATCAAGCTGGTTCACAAGATGTCCGAGGCCCAGGCCAAAAAAGAGGTCTCCCGCCCCGAACTGAATCTCAAGTGGAAAGAGACCATCGGCCTGCTCCCCCGCCAGCATATCCTCGTCTTCGAAAAGACGGCTGACGAATAAATTTCTTCCGGAAACACAATCGTCATGGGTGAAACTATGTAAGAAGGCCGAGCCGGTGGTGGTATTCTTTAACGCGTGGTAAGCATAGTTTGTTACAACCTTGTTTCCACAAAAGAAAGGAACCACTCATGTTTTATGCCGGCATCGACCTTCACAAACAGAGTATCACAGTCTGCGTCGTAAATGAAGCGCGTAAAATCGAGAAACGGAAACGTCTGATGTGCGCCAATGAAGCTGCTATCGTGGCCTTCTTCAAGGAGGTCATCCAGGAACTGGGGCCCTTTCGCGCGGTCGTGGAAGCGACGGCCAGCTACGAATGGCTGATCAAACTCATCGAGCCCCTGGCTGATAAAGTGATCCTCGCCCACCCTGGTAAATTGCGGGTCATCGCTGAGTCCACGCGGAAAAGCGATCGTCTCGATGCCCAGGTTCTGGCCGAGTTTCTGTCAAGAGACATGGTACCAGCCTCGTATCGCCCAACCCCTCGGCAACGCGATCACCGCGGCCTGGTACGTCAGCGGAGCTCCATTCAACGCCGGATTACTTCGGTCAAGAATCGCATGCGACGGATCATGAGCAACTACAATGCAGATCGACCAGACCTGTTCAGAAAAGCGGGACAAGAGTATGTCAGCAGCTATCCCCTGTCGGCCGCTGATCGGATTTGCATGAATCAACTGACCTCAGAATGGCTTTTCTTTCTCCAACAGTTGAAGTCAGCCAACCAGGCACTGGTCGACTTTGCCGGGACGGCTCCGATTCGTGAACAGCATCAGCGGGAACTGCTGCAGAGTATCCCGGGCGTTGGTTTTGTGATCACTGAAGTCGTGTTATCGGAGATTGCAGACATCGATCGATTCGACTCTCAGAAGCAGGTAGTTGCCTACGCGGGCCTGGCACCGGGACAACGGGAAAGTGCCGGGAAGATGAAGGAACTCCACATCGAAAAGGCAGGTTCCCGTTATTTGCGCTGGGCGCTGGTGGAGGCCGCCTGGCAACTGGTGTATCGGGTACCGCGCTGGAAGACGATCTACGAGAGGTTGAAAAAACGCTTGAAGGCTAAAAAAGCCATCGTGGCGATCGCCAGGCGTCTGCTGGGAATGATGGTCGCGATCATGAAATCAGGCGAACCATTCACAGCGACACACCAGCCTGCCTGAAACAGGCTGACGAGTAATACAGATTTGAATTAATAACATCAGAGACAAAATCAATCGGGAATGTGTGAACGACCCCGACCGGGCCCATGAAGGCGGGGAAATGTCTGCGACCTTCGTCAGGGTGAATGGGGCGTTCTTCGTACGGATGTTTAATGGCGACGGCCTGCAACAGTGGTCGATCCCGAATAGATGGTTGAGCGTACCGCTTGATTGTGTCTCAGAAAGGAATCCATGCGCAAAGAATTAAATCACTTGACAAGATGTTCTTCATAGATGGGCCCGAATGCAATTCGGGCCGAGCGCAGCGAGCCGGAGGTCGCAGGAAATCGAGCGAGCTTCATTAGACTTACCAACCAATTTTCAGGTAGCGACTGTCTTAAAAAATCAGATTTTAATCACGTTTGCCTCCCATTTTTTCCCTTCTTTGACCATGGTGTTGAGAATGATGAGCAGTTTCCGCATGGCGGCCACGAGGGCGACCATTTTGGACTTTCCATTTTCCACGAGCCGTTTGTAGAACGCTTTGATCCTGGGGTTGTGATTCAGGGCCGTGACGGTGGGCATGTATAACCCGTTCCGGATCCGGACTCGTCCCCCGCCAATCGTTCTTTTCCCACGCAGAGTTCCACTGTCACGGTTGGTGGGAGCCAGGCCGATCAGCCGCGCGATCTGCTTTCGATTCAGACTCCCCAGTTCCGGAAGGTCTGAGATGAGCAGGGCCGCGGTTGTGCCGGCCACACCAGGTACTGACTGCAGGATTTCAGAGCGCTCGCGGGATTCTTCATCCGCGTCAATCAGCTCCTTCAGTTTTTTCTCGATGTGTTTGAGCTGTTTTTTATAGAACTGGATTGAATCGCTAATCATTTTGGCCACTTCCCTGTCCGGGGTGGTTTCCAGGCGGTTCTGCTCCTGGATGATCATCTTGCTGACCTGCTGCCTGCGAGCACTGAATTCCCGCATTTTCTGCTGGACCTGTGTTAAAAGTGGGGTAATCCGCGGCTGCATCACCTGGGCAAATTCCATGATCGTGTGCGCGTCAATCTGATCGGTTTTCGCCAGCCGGTTCTTGGCGCGGGCAAAGTCCCGGATCTGCCGAGGGTTGACGACGGCGACTGGAAACCCATGCTTGTGTAGACAGGCAACGAGTTTTCGTTCCAGTCCTCCCGTTGCTTCCAGGCAGATCAGTTTGGGCTGAGTCTTCTGAAGCACCTGCATGAACTGTTTCATCCCGTCGGGTGTGTACTCATAAACGGAACCTTTGGGACGACCTGAAATTCTGGTATCAAACTTAGATTTTGAAATGTCAATTCCGACGTGATCTGTGTTATGCTGTTGCATGCTAAGGCCCTTCCTTGCTGATACGAGCTGGTGGTGGTGCACCGCTCAGGCGACTGTACGGGTTAAGGCATGGAGAAGCGAGTGGCGATCAAGCTACAAATCGGTCTTTAGGACCAGGGGCAACCACGATCTGACACTCGCCACCAATGCTTCCCGCCTTTAAAGGCGGGAAGCATTGGCTTTATCTGCCTATCAAATCAAAGAACTGCAGACAGTCAAGAGCAGATACAAGGGGCAACCCTGCGTGGTTGCCCGCAGTATTGAGTTCATTCTCATTTCAAATCAAAAAAAGCCTGCTCACAACCTAAGCTGTGAGCAGGCAACTTTCATATAAGCCATCAGCGCGATTTAATACTCGCCGATCACTTCACCTCCTGAGATCGTACTCAGCCCTGTATAAACACCGAAGTCGATGCTGGAACCAATGAGCCGCACGGAACCGTCACCCAGCAGGAACTGGGCGAAGCCGATGTGCGGTGCCGAGACATCCCGGTCATCACTCTGAGGTGAATTGGGCACATGACCCGACTGGAAGAGCACCATGTGACCATGGTCGTCCGTCGGATCAGAGATATCACGCACGGCACCAGCCCAGGTCGTTTCGTACTCGAAATGGTTCCCGTGCGATGCCCCATTGCGGAAGGCACCGTTCTGGCGTTCTCCTACGCAGAGCGTATTCGACATGCCATCAATGATGTCACGTGCGCGGGTGGAACTGTTGCGGCTGAACATCCCCGCTCGTTTCTCCTGGGTCGCATCCAGATCCGGCGGACCGAAGTTGGCGACATAGCAGCCCATCGCGTATCGTTCCGCGGAGCTTCCCATCTCCACGAAATTGTTCTCGGAAACGGAGTCTGAAGGACAGAGCAGCCCCGGGATCTGTTTTTCCCGCGCCGTCAGGTTGGCGGCGTCGAAGATCGGCAGGTTGAAGTTAAACTCGTTATACAAGTTAGCCTGATCGATCATCGGCAGGATCATCGCCACCCAGCCGAAACCCAGTTGATTTCCCGAAGCGCCGGGCCGGTAAATGTAGCCGGGAGGATAACAGCCATGCGTATCATGGTAGTTATGCAGCCCCAGGCCCAGCTGCTTCAGGTTATTTTTACAGG
This window harbors:
- a CDS encoding DUF1559 domain-containing protein → MMKVQPHRPRGFTLIELLVVIAIIAILIALLLPAVQQAREAARRTSCKNNLKQLGLGLHNYHDTHGCYPPGYIYRPGASGNQLGFGWVAMILPMIDQANLYNEFNFNLPIFDAANLTAREKQIPGLLCPSDSVSENNFVEMGSSAERYAMGCYVANFGPPDLDATQEKRAGMFSRNSSTRARDIIDGMSNTLCVGERQNGAFRNGASHGNHFEYETTWAGAVRDISDPTDDHGHMVLFQSGHVPNSPQSDDRDVSAPHIGFAQFLLGDGSVRLIGSSIDFGVYTGLSTISGGEVIGEY